The DNA window GCTGTTTGAGGAGGTGCAGGTCGAGGGGGGAGGGCTGGTACCATTCTCTGAAGAGAAAGGCCGAATTGATCAGCAGCGAGAGAAGGAGGAGGAGGATCGGTCCTGAGGTCCAGCCCCGTTCCTTTCCCATGGAGAGTGCGGCTATTCCGGTCCCTACGCCAGAAAATATCAGCACCGACCCGAGGGTATCGAACCCCAAGGTCGCCATCTTCCTCTGACCTGAATCGGAGGGGATGACAGCCAGGGCCAGGAGAACAGCGACGATACCGAACGGGATATTGATGAAGAAGATCCACTACCAGGAGAGGAAATGGGTGAGGAGGGCACCCAGCCTGAACCCGGCGGCGAGGCCGAGGCCGCTGGCTGAGGAGAGGTACCCGAGAGCCCTGCCCCTCAGATCGTCCGGGTATCACTCAAGAGAGTCAGTTCCCAGGGCGTATCTGGCTTTCAAAACGATTTCATCAGAATCCCGCGGCCCCTCGATCACTGGGGGTGAAGAGAGACGATGCTGGTCAGGGATCTGCTGGCGACCCATGGTCTTTATAGACTGCAACATATATCTGTGATACCCGAGGTTATTGTGGGGAGAGAGAGCTATGAAGAGCGTACAGGGAGCGTCGACGATATCACACCATTCGGTGGTCGCCAGGATCAGGGCCAGGCCTGACATGGGCGGGAGAGTACAGCAGGAGATGGAGAATCTGGTCGAACTGACAAGACGTCTGGACAAGGGGTGCATCTCCTACGAACTGTTTCAGGACAGTGAGGATAACGACCTCTTCTGGTTCGTTGAGACATGGGAGGACGAGGAACATCTGAAGAGACACCTGGAGTCGGACCATATGAAGGAATATTTTCTGGCTATGGAAGACCTGGTCGAAGAGACCGGAATACACCACCTTAACAAGATCCGGTAACGGAATTATCCCACACAGGGAATGGATCCCAATCCATTTTAAAAAACGTTTTGGGGTCAGAGGTTGATATGGAGCACTGTCGCCGGCGGAAAGCCGTTGAAGTAGGTGGACGAGGCGATCGAGTAGGCACCGATATTCTCTGAGTAGACGAGGTCGTTGATCTCAAGATCCGGCAGTTCGGCGCTGAGCGTGATCGTGTCGAAGGCATCGCAGGTCGGGCCGAAGACCGCTGAGATCTGAGTTTCTCCCTCCTTAAAGGCCAGCACCGGGTAGGTGTTGTGGTCGAAGACCTGCCCGGAGTAGGTGTGGTAGACCCCATCATTGATGTAATAGCCGGGCTTTCCGTCGCGGAAGGCCTTCCCGATCACCTTGGAGACGAGCGTGCAGGCGTTGGCCACCAGGAACCGCCCGGGTTCGGCCAGGATCTGCATGTCAGGAGGGAAGAGCCGCTCGATCTCGGTGTTCAGCCTCCTGGCAAGGAGGTGAAAGGACTTCACCTCCGGGTGGTACCGAACCGGAAAACCGCCACCAATGTCGAGGATTCGGATCTTCTGGCCGGTTCGGGTCTCGACCTCCTCGATGATATTAGCCGAGAGTTCCAGGGCCTGGACATAGTTATCAAAGTTGGTGCACTGGCTGCCGACATGGAAACTGAGCCCCTCGGTGACCAGTCCCATCGCAAACGCTTCGGAGATCAGGTCGACGGCTTCCCCCGGTTCAGCCCCGAACTTGGAGGAGAGTTCAACCATCGATCCGGTATTGGGAACCCGGATCCGTAAGACCAGCCCCGCATGGGGGGCATAGGTCCGGATCTTCTTCAGTTCCTCGCTGTTATCGAAAGTGACAAGCGGCTTGTACTGGTTGAGGGCCTCGATGGTCTCGATCGGCTTGATGGTATTGGCATAGATGATCTTGTCCCAGATCCATTCCTGCCGCTCTTTATCTGGCAAGTCCTTGATGTTCTCGTAGACGACCATGAACTCAGGCATGGAGGCGACGTCGAAACTGCACCCCATATCGAAGAGCGTCTTCACGATCTCAGGGTTCGAGTTGGCCTTGACCGCAAAGTACACCTGGACATCGGGCAGATGTTCACGAAACTCCCGGTAGTTCTGCCGGATCTTCTCATGATCGATGACAAAGATCGGGGTTCCATGCTCCTGTGCCAGGCTCTGCAACAGTTCCTTCCTCTCCTGGTCGATATGGAGGAGACTGTCGTCACAACCTTCTGAAATATAGTTCTTATCCCCGGGCTCCGGCACCGTTGTCATTACAGAATTACATCATTGCACGAATAAGAAGTTTTTGACTCTTCAATCATTTTCGAGCCCGAAAAAAACCCCGATTCCCGGACATATCGACCGATAATCTCCCCTCTCCATCCCTACATCGCCCCACCGTCATCACCCAGGCCGGAACAGTTGGACAGGCGCAGAGGACTCCGTCACCGGGAACACGCACACCATCAAATCCCAGCCGATCCAGATCGACCTGGGCGGACTCGGTACCCCCACCGATCCATCGATCCCATTCAGTCGACGATCAACCGCTTCAGGAACGGGGACCGGATCTTCAGCAGGTTCAACCCCAGTGCGAGAAGGTAGACGGCAGCCAGTTTCGATCTCCCGACCCGCTCGAATCGCCTGGGGGAACTACAGATCACCCGATCAATCTGGACCAGTCTCCCATAGGATCTGACCGCCCTGCAGAACTCGATATCCTCACAGTAAGGGATCGGTGAAAATCTACCGGACTGAACGAAGATTCTCTGGTCGACAAAGATCCCGAAGTCCCCGAAGAAGGTCTGAAGACGGCGGGCGAGCCAGTTCACCACCTGACGACGGACCTCTTCCGGCCGGTCCGACTCAACGAAACTCTGCAAAAAAGCCCCGCCGACGACCCCGGGAAGGGTGCATGCCTCCTCGATCACCCGTAACGAGTCCGATGGGATCACGCAGTCGACATGAAGGAAGAGAAGGATCTCTCCCCGTGCCACTGCTGCCCCGGCATTCATCTGAATACTCCTCCCGGGGGATGTGGAGAGGATGGTCACCAGTGCAGGAAAACCTCGTATACATTCATTCAGAAGAGAAGGGGTCGTGTCTGAACTGCCCCCATCGACGACGATCACCTCGAAATCTCCGTCCAGGGAGGCAAGGCGGTCGAAAAATAGCCGGACGGTCCCCTCTTCGTTCAGTACAGGAGTGATGATCGAGATGAGGGTCATGGTTCCAGTGGTTATCGAATCAGTCGAAGATACCAAGGTATTTAAATATTCTCTGCTATTCTCCGCATAATGACATTCAACTTCAGACAAGGGATGACTGCCGGAACTGGCTTCCTCCTGCTGGGATTGGCCTGGCTGGGGTTCTGGCTGGGGCCTGCTCTCCCGCTGTACCAGACCGACCCACGATGGGCACATAACTTTGCATTCGCACTGATATTTATTACGGTCGGCATCGCCTACCTGCGTCCATCGGTCCTGACCGGCATCGGGGCGGTGGTCGCCTCGTTCATCACCATTCCGACGGAACTTGCGTTCTGGTCGGGATTGACCGCGACAGAAATAGAAGCAATCCTCCTCGTTCTGGTCGCCGGGGCTGCAGCGATCGAATGGTGGACGAAGGGACCGTTGGTCGCTCCGAGCCCACGGGCTGGATTATGGGCGAAGATCCACCTGCCGATCTTTTCCGCCCTCGGCATCGCCCATATGCCTTTCATCTTCTTTCTGTCCAGGTGGGCGAACGACGTCCCCTACCTCCAATATCTCCCGATCGAACACGAGTACTCGACCACGATCTTCAATGGAATGTTGCTGGTGCTGGTGCTCCTGGCGATCGTTGGGCAGTACGCGAAGAACATCGGACGATTCAGCATTCCAGAGGCAGGGTTCGTCTGGTCTGTACTGATGCTCCTCATCCCGCTCGCCTCGATCGGGATCCTCGGGTCGTGACAGCCATGATCCAACAGCATGTGTCTCACCATCATCCCACCGGCGCCTGCCCACAGACCGTCGCTGCCGGCGGGTGTCTGCATCCCGATCATCGGGAGGTGGTTCGGTACTTCGAGATGAACCGGGTCTACACAGTACAGATCGAGTCGTGCCTGCTCTGCACGCAGGGATGCCGGTACTGCTACGCGGCCGGGGCGGACGCCCCATCGACCGAACTCTCGGCCGAGTGTATCGGCAGGGTGATCACCGAGGCGGCCGAGATCGGGGTCCGGGCGATCGACTGGCTCGGCGGCGACCCGCTGCTCAGAGGGGACTGGGCTGCACTGGCAGGGGTGGCAGAGGAGAACGGGCTCTTCAACAATATCTGGACGAGCGGAATCCCGCTGGCCGATCCGAAGGTGGCTGAAGATGTGGCAGCGATGACTGGCAGCGGATTCGTCAGTGTCCATCTCGACAGTCTGAATGAAGCGATCTATGGGACACTCCACAACGGGGAGCCAGGACCAAAGATCCAGGCAATCCTCGACGGGGTGGAGAACCTCTTCGCAGCCGGCAAGAGAGCGGATCAGGTGATCAACTGCATCACCTTCACCCGCCCGCTCGCCGGGGATGATCTGGAAGAGACAATCCGGTTCTTCTCGGCGAAGGGAATACGGACCTGCCTGACGCAGATCTGCATGGCCGGCCTCGGCAGGGAGCATCCCGAATGGGTCCCATCCAGAGAGGAGGTGGGAGAGGCCGTCAGGCTGCGGGACCGGATCGACTACCCCGGCTCAGACTTCTCGATGGGCACGATGGATGTGAACAGATACTACTGCGGGGGAATGGTCTGTGTCACGGTGGAGGGTGAGGTAACCCCGTGCTCGGTGATCCGACAGGGGTTTGGAAATGTGAACGACCGACCGCTCGGAGAGATCATTACCGATCACCAGAGCGACCTCCTCTTCCTCCCCCTCCGAAACGAGAGCACTATCCGGCGCTGTGGCGCCTGCAAAAACCGGCAGGTCTGCTGGGGATGCCGGGCGACGGCCTTCTACACCTCCGGCGACCTGATGGCCGACGACCCGAACTGCCCCGGGATGGAGGAACTGGTCCAATGACACAGAGAGGGATAGATCTGAGCATCGCCGATGTCTGCGAAGCGTACGCCGGGCCAGTCGGATCACTCTGGGAACTGCTGATGGGGGAGGAGATCCATGTCGGCGGTGTTCAGGAGACCGATACCCTGGCAACCCTGGCCGGCGTTCGGGTCGGGGATCACCTCCTCGACATCTGCAGCGCCCTCGGTGGGCCGGCCCGCCACCTTGCGGCCAGATATGGGTGCCGGGTCACCGGGGTGGATGCGACAGCTGCCATGATCTTGGAGGCGGAGACGAGGACTGATAAGGCCGGCCTTGGGGACCTGGTCTCTTTCCGACTCGGAAATGCCCTGGACCTGCCGTTCCGGGGATCGACATTCGACACGGTTTGGGGACAGGACGCCTGGTGTTATGTGACCGATCGGGACAGGCTGATCGGCGAGGCCGCCCGGGTAACAAAGCCCGGCGGGACGCTGGCCTTCACTGACTGGGTCGAGGCCGGGCGGATGACGGACGGGGAGCGGGAGGATCTGCTCTCGTTCATGCTCTTCCCGGCCCTTGAGACCCCCGGGGGGTACGATGCCCTTCTCGCCCAGCATGGATGGAAGGTAACCAAGTATGAGAATCTGGACAAGAACTTCGCCCACTCTCTGGGGCGGTACCGGGAACTGGTGACAGGTGAGATGAAGCCGACGATCCTCGAACGTTTCGGGGAGGAGCTGTACACGGCAGTCGAACAGGGAATCAGAGGATGGGAGCAGGCGGCCCGTAAAGGAAAAGTCGGACGGGGGCGATGGATCGCACAGAAGCCCGGACTCTGATCTCAGCCCGGCAGGGTATCGCCGTCATGGCGAAAGAGCCGGTGCCGGGCAGGGTGAAGACCCGGCTCTGCCCCCCGCTCTCCCACCAAGAGGCCGCAGATCTCTATGGGGCGTTCCTCGCCGACACCCTCTCCCTGGTGGCAAAAATGTCAGCGACGGGGTTCATCGCCTACGATCCCGACAGAGCCGGACCGTTCTTCAGGGACCTGGCACCCGGCGGAATGATGTGCATCTCCCAGGGGACCGGGGACCTCGGTACACGCCTCGCCCGGGTCTCAAAAAAGCTCTTCTCGTCGGGTCTTCAAAGGGTACTGATCGTCGCCAGCGACGCCCCCGGAATGAACCCAGAGCATCTCTCGCTCGCCTTCAACTACCTCGAACACGCCGACCTGGTGCTTGGCCCTGGTGACGATGGGGGATACTACCTGATCGGCACTCGCTTCCATGCTCCGGCCCTCTTCTCCGGCATCCCCTGGAGCACCACAGAAGTGCTCGCAACAACCCTGAAAATGGCTGATAGAGAGGGGATGACCACAGCCCTCCTCCCATCCTGCCCCGACATCGACACCATGCAGGACCTCTATCGCTTTGCCCGGGAACTGGAGATCGGGGGCAGACCCTCTGCCTGTCCAGGGACCAGACAGGCCCTCGCCGGTATCGGACTGATCACCCCAAAGGATCCCGCCTCATCGGGCAGACGTTCGCCCCCTCCATCTGCCCCTGGGCCCATGCATACCGTTCGCGGATTGTGGGTGGGAGTTGATGTTCATCGATCGGGACAAACCCATACCGGCCGTAGAACCCGACGAGGTCCCGGACCGCGTACATAAAGAGAAGTTCACGCCCGCAGGCCTCGACAAGGGCCGACACCACGGCATGTGCATACCCATGACTCCGGTGAACGATCAGCGTGAAGACCCCATCCACCTCGAGCCCGTCCGGATGACGACGACACCGGGCCAGAGAGACCACCTGACCATCCTGGAACGCCGCAAAGACCCGGTCCGTCCGGGGATCACCAGTCATCTGATGGTACTCGACCCAGACCGCCTCAGCGATCGGGAACTCTGCAGAGGAGAGTTCCCGCACCGAAAGACCGGGGGCGTCCAGAACTCCGTGGAGCCGGGTCGCAGGGGCGTCATCACCGCTCCCTTCGATCCGATACCCGCCGGGCAGAACATGGATTACGAACTGTGCCCCCTGCCCCTCGATCCCGGTCTCCTCGATGGTCATCCCGGTCACCTCGAGGATCTGCCGGCAGATGAAGAGTCCAATCCCGGCGTGCTCCCCCGCATCGTACTCGAAGATCTGTTTCTTCTCGGCGGTCGGGATGCCTTGACCGTCATCCTCCACCAGGAGTGCAAGTCCGTCACCGGTCTCCTGATAGCGGACAAGGATCTCTGTCACCGAGCCGGCGAACCGGAACGGGTTCCTGACGAGGTGGGCGAGAACGTCGACGAGGAGGGGGTCGGCATAGATTTCAAGCCGTTTGGCCCAGAACCGGACCCTGACGGTACCGGCATCCACCGGCAGATGCACAGACTCAAGTGCCCTCTGGACGTTCTGCCAGACTGGCGGGGAGGTTCCGAGATCCTTATAGGACTCAGTGAGAACGAGTTGCCTGGAGATGGTCCCTGCAAGAACCCGGATACGCCCGAAGTACGCCTGGAACCCAGCGCCGCCGTCGTGTGCAGCCGCCTCATCGACCGTCGCCCTGATCTCGTCGACGGTCCGCTGCAGGTGATCGGCCGAGATGCGTGCGAGGAAGTTGAGCTTGTCGTTAGCGGTCTTCAGGGCCTGTTCGGCGTGAACACGGGCCGTAATGTCAAAGAAGGTGAGGATCACCCTCCCCCCACGGAGCGAGGCGGCGGAAACCTGGACGATCAGAGGGGCGCCATCGGGCAGGGAGAAGATTGTCTCGGTCTCGTACACCGCCCCCCCCCGGGAGAGGCGGGAGAAGAAGGCAGACTCTTCCCCGGGATCCCAGAACGCGGTGAGGGGGCCGCCCCGAAGTGCCGAGCGCTTCCTGCCAACGAGGGAGGCGGCCTTCCAGTTGACCTCCCCAACAACCCGCCTGGCCCCGGTGACGACGATCAGGAGACTCCCCCCCTCCGAATGATCGAAGAGACCCCGGTAGAGGTCCTCCTGTTCACCAAGCCGGCGGGTGAGCAGGGCGACCAACCACCCGATGACGATCAGCAGACCGACGCGGACCAGCGCCTCATTCAGGAGAGGAGGCGAACCGCCGGTGATCAGGAGGACCATCACCAGATAGACTCCCCCGATACACCCGGCGGCGGCAGTCCCCCATCGAGGGAACCGATATGCGCCGATCACCACCGGGATATATAGAAAGTGAGGGAGGACGATCGTGATCCCATAGATGAGACCAACACCGTTCAGCAGGAGGAGTGCGATGGTGGTGGCGAGAAATACAGCGTTCCAGAACCCTTCGCGCCCCAGAACAGAACGGTTCATGGATACCTCCACCACATCCACCCAGCACCTACCGACAGCCGGTCCCCTCTTGACAACCTGTCAATCCCGGACCCGCTCGCTCTGGTCATGATACCGTCCCCGGGGATCACCCAGTTTACATTAGTATTTGTTCATATCTCTCGATCGGTCAGGCCATCACACAGGAGGAATCAGATCTCCTTCTGCATCCAGACGGTGTCGAAGAACGCCCCCCACTTCTTGCCGGCGTCCTTAAACCGTCCCACCTCGGTGAACCCGGCACGAATATGGAACCTGATACTCCCCTCATTCTTCGAGGAGATGCAGGCGAGGAGGTTCCGAATCCCAGCCTTCTTCCCCTCGGTCTCGAGGTGTTCGAGCATCCGGCTGCCGATCCCCTGGCCGGTCCGGTCAGGGCTGATGAAGCAGGTGACCTCGGCAGTGTGCCGGAAGGCCGGCATCTGGTTGTGGGGTCGGAGCATCCCGAACCCCACCAGGGTCCTCTGGTCGTCCCGGGCGGCAACCGACGGGTAGATCTTCAGATAGGGGAGTAACCGTTCGAAGAATGCCGAGGAGACGGGGTCTTCAAGAAAGGCCGCGTCGCTCTGCTCGATGTAGTGGTTGAAGATCCCGATCAGGGCCGGCCCGTCGGTGGCCGTGATCAGGGTGAACTGGTAGGCTGGTTCTGCTGTCATAGGTTCCATTCCTCATAGTAACCGGGAAGACCCCGGTTGGTTCTATTTTTGGGGATATGCTCATATGCTGCTTTCGTCATGCCGGATGCGACTGCCCGAACAGGTACCCCCCGAAGACGAGCAACCAGAGCAGGACCGGGTAGACCACCCACCGTTCCATCCCCCCGGGACCGAGGAAGGCGAGCGGCCCTGACATCCCGAGGACCAGGAAGGAGACGAGGTTGATCAGGGAGACCGCACCCAGGATCACCGAGATGTAGCAGAGCGGCGACCGTTCAACCCGGGCCGCAGCGATCGCCGACAGCCCGCCGGCGATGAAGATGAGCAGGGCAAAGAGGGCATGGATGGTACCGAAACTCCCGTTAAAGATGCCGACGCCAGTCAGACCGATCCCGAGGAGGGAGAGCGGGATGGTGACCACCAGGTCCTCAAAGGTCCGATGCAGGCAGACGGACGCCCCGAGGGTCATCAACCCGACGAGCACCATGGCACCATCGAAGATCAGAGCTGAGGGTGGGGGGATGGTGTCATCCAGGGATTCAGCAGAAGTTCCGAGGTCACTGATCTGGTTCTCCGAGGTGCTGTAGCCGGGGAACAGGACCTCGGCGGTGATGATACCGAGGAAAGCGATCATCCCGCCGATCAGCAGCAGGGAGCCGGCGATGGCAAGGTACTGGTGGAGCGAGGGGGATCCATCGAGATCGACCATAGCAATCTGAAGGTGCAGGGCGTATTTATTCGTTCTTCATGGAGGGGAAGGTCGTGCCGGGGTGATGGAACGGAGAGAAGGGGTCGGGTAGTTTTGCGAGGAGGCCGTAGGAATAATTTAAGAAGTCGTACAGAAGACTCCTGCACGTAGTGATCTGTGATAACCAAAGGAGATAATCCGCAGGTTTTTCTCGATGCCGGCAGGAACATTCTCCCGGGCTTCCCCTCCAAAAGAAAGAGGGCGCTCTGGATAGATCACGTTATTCTCTCACCAATTGCTCATTTCACATGATTACCCCTGAATCTCGTGCGGGATCAAATAAGATCCTTTATTGGTTTTTACATTAACTACCTGGTATGAAGTTCGTATGGCCCATAATCATAGCAGTTTTATTATTACTCTTGGGCGGATTTGTTGTGGCTGAAGATCAGATGCAGACCAATCAGACGCAGACCATTGTCATTGGAGGGCTTCTCCCCCTTTCAGGAAATGCTTCAGCACAGGGCCCCTCGTATAAAGCGGCAATGGAACTGGCTGCTGAAGACCTGAATGCAAAGTACGCAACGCTTGGACTTCCCTATCAGGTACGTCTTCGTATCGCTGACACAGGATCTGATCCTGATGTTGCTAAAAAACTTGGTACTGAGATGATCAGGGATGGTATCCATTTCATTATCGGTCCCTTGAGTTCGGCAGAGATGACCGCTCTTGAAGAGACAGCGACGCAATCCCATACCATACTCATCGGATTTGGAAGCACGGCACCGGGTCTTACCAGCCAGAACAATACTATTGTCCGCCTCTGCCCGGACGATACGATTCAGGCTCAGGCACTTCAGGGTCTCTTTAAGAAAGAGAACTATTCCACCATCATTCCTGTCGTCAGAAATGACATATATGGTCAGAAATTCTATGAAATCCTGGATAATTTATCAGAAAACGGGACGTTCACCCTGACTGATCCGATCTACTACGAACCAGGGACAGCCTCCTTCAACACAACTATTGAGGAGATTACTCGGGATGTTCATGATGTACCCTCACACTCACGATCGGCAGTACTGGTTCTTGGATTTGACGAAACTGCAGATATTCTGAATGCAGCATCACAGAGCAGTGAACTGGGATCTCTCTCCTGGGTTGGGACAGATGGTATTGCATTATCCGATTCGGTACTGAAGAACAGAAATGTTGCGGCATTTGCTGCAAAAACAAATTTCACCGCCACCATTTATGGTGAAATGGAGAACGAGCCGAAGTTTATGGATTTCTCCAAGAGAATTCAGAATATCTCCGGTCTCAAGCCGACCCCGTATGCAGTCGTCATTGATGATGCAGTTCAGCTCGCTGCATTGACAGAAATGACAGGGAAGGGGATCACCGATAAACGGCCGCTATTCCTCGACAATGCAGATCATTTCTATGGTGTATCAGGATACACGTTTCTGACTGAATCCGGTGACAGGAGATATACCAATATCGATTTCTGGAGGGTGAAAGATAAAGGAGGAGATTACTCCTGGACGAAGATAGGTCGGTTTGTCGATCAGATGGCCGGTCCCATGATGGATATGAAGACCACATAAGTATATCTTTTTTTGGTGATGTGTTGCAGAATTTCTCCCTGACATACATTCAATGCTGACCCCACCGGCGAAGCAGAGTATTTGTGAGACCGGTATCAGAACTGCATCGGTTCGGGTGAGTACTGGTCGGCAACGATCAGCCATTGTTGCCCGTCATGCACGAGAAAGAACATGTCCCTGCCCTGCATGGTCTGCTGCTGTCCTCCCATCACGAACGTGATGGAGAAGAGATACGTGACCACGGCACTCTTCCCGCCGGAATAGATCTGTACCCGATGATCGGCCTCCCTCTATACGAGGATCTCCGCCGCCTCACAGAATCCCCGCCAGCCGGCAACATAGGCATCCTGCCCTTCGAGCCTGCCGGGAGTTGTCGGGACGATAGCCACCACGTCGGAATGGAGGTACTGCCTGAATTCATCCTCATGCCACCCCTCGGTCCAGCACCGGTTCATCGCCCGGATGGTGGCGATCACGTCTTCACTGCGCTGTTGGATCTCCATGATTGTCCTCCACCATCGATTAGGAGACGAAGAGGGAAAAGGATGA is part of the Methanosphaerula palustris E1-9c genome and encodes:
- a CDS encoding TIGR04283 family arsenosugar biosynthesis glycosyltransferase, with amino-acid sequence MTLISIITPVLNEEGTVRLFFDRLASLDGDFEVIVVDGGSSDTTPSLLNECIRGFPALVTILSTSPGRSIQMNAGAAVARGEILLFLHVDCVIPSDSLRVIEEACTLPGVVGGAFLQSFVESDRPEEVRRQVVNWLARRLQTFFGDFGIFVDQRIFVQSGRFSPIPYCEDIEFCRAVRSYGRLVQIDRVICSSPRRFERVGRSKLAAVYLLALGLNLLKIRSPFLKRLIVD
- a CDS encoding radical SAM/SPASM domain-containing protein; its protein translation is MSHHHPTGACPQTVAAGGCLHPDHREVVRYFEMNRVYTVQIESCLLCTQGCRYCYAAGADAPSTELSAECIGRVITEAAEIGVRAIDWLGGDPLLRGDWAALAGVAEENGLFNNIWTSGIPLADPKVAEDVAAMTGSGFVSVHLDSLNEAIYGTLHNGEPGPKIQAILDGVENLFAAGKRADQVINCITFTRPLAGDDLEETIRFFSAKGIRTCLTQICMAGLGREHPEWVPSREEVGEAVRLRDRIDYPGSDFSMGTMDVNRYYCGGMVCVTVEGEVTPCSVIRQGFGNVNDRPLGEIITDHQSDLLFLPLRNESTIRRCGACKNRQVCWGCRATAFYTSGDLMADDPNCPGMEELVQ
- a CDS encoding TIGR04282 family arsenosugar biosynthesis glycosyltransferase; this translates as MDRTEARTLISARQGIAVMAKEPVPGRVKTRLCPPLSHQEAADLYGAFLADTLSLVAKMSATGFIAYDPDRAGPFFRDLAPGGMMCISQGTGDLGTRLARVSKKLFSSGLQRVLIVASDAPGMNPEHLSLAFNYLEHADLVLGPGDDGGYYLIGTRFHAPALFSGIPWSTTEVLATTLKMADREGMTTALLPSCPDIDTMQDLYRFARELEIGGRPSACPGTRQALAGIGLITPKDPASSGRRSPPPSAPGPMHTVRGLWVGVDVHRSGQTHTGRRTRRGPGPRT
- a CDS encoding ABC transporter substrate-binding protein; translated protein: MKFVWPIIIAVLLLLLGGFVVAEDQMQTNQTQTIVIGGLLPLSGNASAQGPSYKAAMELAAEDLNAKYATLGLPYQVRLRIADTGSDPDVAKKLGTEMIRDGIHFIIGPLSSAEMTALEETATQSHTILIGFGSTAPGLTSQNNTIVRLCPDDTIQAQALQGLFKKENYSTIIPVVRNDIYGQKFYEILDNLSENGTFTLTDPIYYEPGTASFNTTIEEITRDVHDVPSHSRSAVLVLGFDETADILNAASQSSELGSLSWVGTDGIALSDSVLKNRNVAAFAAKTNFTATIYGEMENEPKFMDFSKRIQNISGLKPTPYAVVIDDAVQLAALTEMTGKGITDKRPLFLDNADHFYGVSGYTFLTESGDRRYTNIDFWRVKDKGGDYSWTKIGRFVDQMAGPMMDMKTT
- a CDS encoding DUF998 domain-containing protein is translated as MVDLDGSPSLHQYLAIAGSLLLIGGMIAFLGIITAEVLFPGYSTSENQISDLGTSAESLDDTIPPPSALIFDGAMVLVGLMTLGASVCLHRTFEDLVVTIPLSLLGIGLTGVGIFNGSFGTIHALFALLIFIAGGLSAIAAARVERSPLCYISVILGAVSLINLVSFLVLGMSGPLAFLGPGGMERWVVYPVLLWLLVFGGYLFGQSHPA
- a CDS encoding type III PLP-dependent enzyme translates to MTTVPEPGDKNYISEGCDDSLLHIDQERKELLQSLAQEHGTPIFVIDHEKIRQNYREFREHLPDVQVYFAVKANSNPEIVKTLFDMGCSFDVASMPEFMVVYENIKDLPDKERQEWIWDKIIYANTIKPIETIEALNQYKPLVTFDNSEELKKIRTYAPHAGLVLRIRVPNTGSMVELSSKFGAEPGEAVDLISEAFAMGLVTEGLSFHVGSQCTNFDNYVQALELSANIIEEVETRTGQKIRILDIGGGFPVRYHPEVKSFHLLARRLNTEIERLFPPDMQILAEPGRFLVANACTLVSKVIGKAFRDGKPGYYINDGVYHTYSGQVFDHNTYPVLAFKEGETQISAVFGPTCDAFDTITLSAELPDLEINDLVYSENIGAYSIASSTYFNGFPPATVLHINL
- a CDS encoding methyltransferase domain-containing protein; this translates as MTQRGIDLSIADVCEAYAGPVGSLWELLMGEEIHVGGVQETDTLATLAGVRVGDHLLDICSALGGPARHLAARYGCRVTGVDATAAMILEAETRTDKAGLGDLVSFRLGNALDLPFRGSTFDTVWGQDAWCYVTDRDRLIGEAARVTKPGGTLAFTDWVEAGRMTDGEREDLLSFMLFPALETPGGYDALLAQHGWKVTKYENLDKNFAHSLGRYRELVTGEMKPTILERFGEELYTAVEQGIRGWEQAARKGKVGRGRWIAQKPGL
- a CDS encoding putative quinol monooxygenase, coding for MKSVQGASTISHHSVVARIRARPDMGGRVQQEMENLVELTRRLDKGCISYELFQDSEDNDLFWFVETWEDEEHLKRHLESDHMKEYFLAMEDLVEETGIHHLNKIR
- a CDS encoding GNAT family N-acetyltransferase, whose translation is MTAEPAYQFTLITATDGPALIGIFNHYIEQSDAAFLEDPVSSAFFERLLPYLKIYPSVAARDDQRTLVGFGMLRPHNQMPAFRHTAEVTCFISPDRTGQGIGSRMLEHLETEGKKAGIRNLLACISSKNEGSIRFHIRAGFTEVGRFKDAGKKWGAFFDTVWMQKEI